The genomic stretch CTACGCTAAGCTGCTCAGGGTTGGCAGTGCCGGGAGGGTCGGCCTCGTAGGTGACCAGGTCGTCGTAGTCTGCCTCATTCCAGTTGGGCGAGCTGATGTAGGCGAAGGTGCCCGCCAGGGCCACTACCGGCAGCCCCAAGGCGATCGCCACCCCCAAAATAATGTTTTTCATGGACTAATTTTATGGCCTCAGCTGACCCCTCGCGCCTGCCGCTGCGGTTTTGGATTGCCGCGTTGGTGGCGTTTATTAACGCAGTGGGGTTCACGCTAATTATTCCGCTCATCTACCCCTATGCGGTGGAGTTTGGCCTCAGCGATTTTCAAGCCAGTTTACTGACTACGGCTTATGCGGCAGCCCAGTTTATTGCCACCCCTATTTTGGGGCGGCTCTCCGATCGCATGGGCCGCAAGCCCCTGCTGATTGTCAGCTTGCTGGGCACGGTGGCGGCGAATTTAATGGCGGGGCTGGCCTCAGTGGCCTGGGTGCTGTTTGCGGCGCGACTGCTCGACGGCATCACGGGCGGCAATACCTCCATCGCCCAAGCGATTGTCAGCGATATCACCACGCCAGAGCAGCGGGCGCGGGCCTACGGCATTTTTGGGGCGGTGTTTCGGCTGGGGTTTGTAGTGGGGCCACCGCTGAGCTACGTGGCACAGCTGGTGCCGCCGCCGCCGGGGTTTACCAGCCTAGGCACGGGATTTTTGTTTTCGGCGGCGATCGCCCTATTCGCCACCGCGCTCTGCCTGGTGCTGCTGCCAGAAACACTGGCAACCGGCTCCAGCAAGTTTCAGTTTTCTTGGCAGGACTTCGGCTTTGGTCGACTGGTCAGATCGGCCACCGATAAACGCTTTGGCCGCATCTTTTGGCTGACCTTCTTTAGCGGCTTTACCTTTACGATTTTTACCTTTGCGTTTCAGCCCTTCTTTCTTAAGGTGCTGGGGCAAGACGCCCGCAACCTGGCGATCATGTTTGCGGCGGTGGGGATGATTGGCTTTGTGACTCAGGTATTTGCCCTAGAGCCGCTGCGGCGACGGTTTCGTCTGGTGCAGATTTTGGCGGGGGCATTGGCTGCGCGGGGAATTTTGTTTTTGCTGATGCCCGCGTTTCCCAACATCGTGGCGTTTGTGGCGATCGCGGTCGTCTTTAGCGCTGTCAACTCGTTCCCCATGCCGCTGATCGATGCGCTGCTGTCGCTCAACAGCGGCCCGCGCGAACAGGGAGAAGTGATGGGGCTGAACGCCTCGTACCTGAGCATTTCCAACGCGATCGGCCCGGCGACAGCGGGGCTGCTGGTCAGCGTTAGCTACAGCTTCCCGTTTTGGATTGCCGGAGCGCTAACGCTGCTGACCGCCTGGTTTGCCATGACGCTATCGGGGCGCGGTACGGCGAAGGTATAGAGAGGTTTTCGCCTAAGTCGATCCACTATCCTTAGATCTATTGTCCCTGGAGGAAAACTCGGTGACTGCCCGCGAACAACTCCTGCTTGAGATCGACAGTGCCCCAGACTTTTTGCTAGAAGAAGTGCTGGATTTTTTACTGTTTGCTAAGACACGGCGGCAACGATCGCCCAATTCAGACAAATCTGACGGAGCTGCTGACGAACCCCCCAAGCCTATCTGGGCTGCTTTTGAAGAATTTGCCGATTCACTGCCTGAGGCTATGGCTACTACTCTACCTGCCGATGGCGCAGCCCAACTAGATCACTATCTCTACGGCTCCCCCAAGAGCGACTAACCCGAGCTTTAGATGAGAACCTTATTCGCCGATACATTTTATTGGGCTGCAATGCTCAACCCCAGGGATCATTGGCATCAAGTGGTCAGGCAATTCAATCAAACGCTAGGGGCAGTAGAGTTAGTCACTACAGATGAAGTGTTGGCTGAATTCTTGAATTTCTTTTCGAGCTTCGAACCGTTTGTTAAGAAAGGTGCAGTTCAGCGAGCCAGCCTGTTACTGCAAAGTCCCATGGTTCAAGTCGTTCCCCAAAGCCGGGATACCCTCTTGAGGGGGCTAGATCTCTATGGACAGCGCTTGGATAAAGGCTACAGCTTGACCGACTGCATCTCAATGCAAACTATGCAAACCTTAGGCATTAAGGAAGTGCTCAGCCATGATCGGCACTTCGTTCAAGAAGGCTTTACGATTCTCTTTCCCTAACCGCCTAAAGGTTCTGTTTTGAGGGAGAGAAACCACCAGAGTTCTATGGTCATCTCTGGTGGTTTCTAGGTTTAGTGCCTGAACCCTGCGGGATAGGGCAGGCAGTAACTTTAGGCGACTTCTTCCAGCACTTCAACCCCCGACTCAGCTTCGCCCAGCACGGTGAGGAACTGTAGCGCCATGGCGATGTAGGTGGCGCACTGGGTTGGTGGTAGCTGGTAGAAGGCCTGCCAGGCAGCGGCTTTGTCAGACTCGTAGGCGGCGATGCGATCGGGCTGGTGGTCGAGCCAGCCGAGGCGTACGGCGTGGCCGATCAGCACATCGAGATAGATGTGGTCTTCAAAGTAGAGGTCGGGGTTGACCTTGAAGATTTCGCCCATTTCGCGCAGGGCTTCAAGGTTGACATGGCGGTATTCGGGAGCCTGGATTTTGTTTAGCAAGTGGGTGATGCGGCGCTCAAAGTTTTGCTCGCCAGGGGTCATTTCGGAGAGAATGCGATCGCTATCCAACCTGTTCTTGCGGTCAAACTTATTGCCGATCACAATGCCCTTGGAGTGCTTCAGCACC from Leptolyngbya subtilissima AS-A7 encodes the following:
- a CDS encoding MFS transporter translates to MASADPSRLPLRFWIAALVAFINAVGFTLIIPLIYPYAVEFGLSDFQASLLTTAYAAAQFIATPILGRLSDRMGRKPLLIVSLLGTVAANLMAGLASVAWVLFAARLLDGITGGNTSIAQAIVSDITTPEQRARAYGIFGAVFRLGFVVGPPLSYVAQLVPPPPGFTSLGTGFLFSAAIALFATALCLVLLPETLATGSSKFQFSWQDFGFGRLVRSATDKRFGRIFWLTFFSGFTFTIFTFAFQPFFLKVLGQDARNLAIMFAAVGMIGFVTQVFALEPLRRRFRLVQILAGALAARGILFLLMPAFPNIVAFVAIAVVFSAVNSFPMPLIDALLSLNSGPREQGEVMGLNASYLSISNAIGPATAGLLVSVSYSFPFWIAGALTLLTAWFAMTLSGRGTAKV
- a CDS encoding type II toxin-antitoxin system VapC family toxin is translated as MRTLFADTFYWAAMLNPRDHWHQVVRQFNQTLGAVELVTTDEVLAEFLNFFSSFEPFVKKGAVQRASLLLQSPMVQVVPQSRDTLLRGLDLYGQRLDKGYSLTDCISMQTMQTLGIKEVLSHDRHFVQEGFTILFP